GCGAGCAACTTCCTCAAGATCTCGCCAAGTCACAGGCAAAGCACTGTAGGAAATTTCATaagaattgaatatattttaatgtcaGTTGTTCACTTACTTTGTGTAGCCATATGGATAAAGTATATATTGGCCATAGGAATGCAATGTCAGATACATTTTGCCGCGACCCGCTAGACTCTGAATCAAGTCACGCACCACAATTGTTTCTGGCTCAGAGAATGCTTTCGGTCCGGGATATATGGTACTACAAGGATCCCAGTAAGCGCCAGTTTCATTccaatgaaaatcaaaattgcGATTGCCATCGGTGCCAATACAACTCTCGTTAATCGGCTGACGAGTCTTGCGCCAAAATCTGTTGTCCGCTGATAACTGAGTGAACTCATAACCATCGGGATTAACCACAGGCAGAATGACCCAATCATAATCCTGCAGCAATTGAGCATGTTTCTGATAGTTATTCGACAGTTCACCGATGGCATAAAGTACAGCGGCATGAGCAATCCACTCACGAGCATGTATTCCTCCATCCATAAGGATAACATTCTTTTTGGCTCGTCCATCTCCATTGGTAATCCTTATTGTCTTCATCGTGCGACCCTCGTAACTCTTTCCTACAGTCTTAACAAAGACACGACTTGGATACTGCTGAGCCAGATCCTCGATATACCGATTGATCTCATCAAAAGTGTAATATCTATCAGTACCAGCATGTCCTTTATAGGGATATAGATTGGTAAGATTGCGATTCGTTTCAAAAGCATTACTTAAATCCAAGCCCACATCGTGATTGAGAACTCTATGTTCCCATTGATTATTCtccaacaaatgcaaaaattcaGCTTGAGCCTCTGGATGAACCATTACAATAGTTCCTCTGCCAGACAACAACACATATTGGGATTCATTCTTCACCATTCTATACAAATCTAAGGCTGAAGAATGTATCTTGGAAGTTAATTCATAGACTTTAAAGCtgcataaagtataaaatcagcaaaattgtataaaaataaattattgctttTTTAATACTTACCCATCATAGATACATCCTTTTACTTCAGTTTGCGCTATGAACAGACTGCACATAGCGTACCACAATAATTTCATCTTGACTCGTTGACAACTTGTTTAAAACTACGGAACTACACATTTTCAAGCGCATTTAAGTACAATCtttatcaacaacaaaatgaaagtgTTCAACGCAGTTAAGTTGAATTCTGCGCACATTTGCGAAGAATGTAGGAATAGAATAACCAGCCAATGACACATATGTATAACAATCCAGTTTTCCAGAAGttataaagaaaatagtaGCTCGCAAGTATTCTATAAAATTACAGCTGTTGAAATTGTACAGTTGTTGTTCAATTTGTGATCAAAGTATCTAATGCACTctatattacattattttaaaagtttaaaaaatgtaaaataaaaccaGCTGTGTATTTACTTTGTATCAGTCAATCAATGTTCAGCAAGCAAGTTCATttgttatattcaaattaacatCTATGTAAAGCCTTCACGATAAATATTTCGGGGCCTTTATTTATCATCCTTAACTtacaattacttttttttttgaaaacaaacaaatattttgttgttctcttaGTCGAGTTAAAAGATTCTTTGAAGTATCTTATAGTCAAGCAAGCTCAATGAGGAAATTCTCACATATTTTAGTCAAGAGCTAGAAATCCAAAGATGGTTTCTTATATTCAGAATGTAGATGAAGCTTTAGCCAACGTTTGGGAACCCCTccaataaattaagaatattcaCATTTAGCTAAGTATTATTTaccaaataagaaagctacagtcgagtgtgctcgactgcgagatactcactacccatttttaataatagcaaaatagtgcgatatttattttaaaatatgtcaaattaatatacggtaaaaatactaaaaatttaccaagtgctatatttgttataatgatatagtactaaattcaaaatataatatatagtgcaaaatatactagattgtttGTCAAATCAACTAAAACCCattataagtaggcgtttttgcccatacaatagtatttcttatataactccttcaatttttatccaatcgcaatcaaattttcgggaattataaaaaatatacaaatttataggtagcaggtataaaacCAACAACACTTTTGCTCTTCGATTTTCACACACATTATTGaagttagaaaaaaaaaacccttgGGATTATCTGAGAGTTTAGACCGTCTGCACTTAAGCattttaacacattttattttcaaataattcaatttcttcTAGCACCCGAACCGGCATTAAGGGGATATTTTTCGACAACTTTGCGGCCCATTGCCTCGATGCCGATCCAAGTCTCCTTAACCAATCTATCAATATCTGATGCAGGTGGATCAAATCCTGTGCCACCTGCTGGCAGCTCCATGGTGAATGATATGGGAAAACCGGCATTAAAAGCGTAATCATCACTAGCGCCAGCTGCTGCATACAATAAGGCCGTTGAGCCACCTACAGCGTAAACTGTGCCAGTTGCCGCTTGGATGGCATCGGCACCAGCGCGTCCAACTTCATCAAGATTCGGCCAAGTGTCTGGCAATGCgctacaataaataatttgaatttaaataacatctttcttcttctactaTATTTCGACTCACTCAACATAGCCCCAAGGATGGAGTAGATAGTTGCCATAGGAATGTATTGTGAGATACATTTTGCCACGGGCTGCCAGTTCGTGAATGAGATCACGCACCACAACTGCTTCGGGTTCGGAGAATGCCTTTGGTCCGGCATAGGTTTCTGCACAAGGATTTGAAGAGGCGCCTGTTTCATTCCAATGGAAGTCAAAGTTGCGATTGGGATCGGTGCCAATGCAAGTGTCGCTACTTGGTTGACGAGTCTTGCGCCAAAATCGAGTATCAGCCGAAAGATGAGTATAAACGTAACCATCGGCATTGACCACGGGCAGCACGACCCAATCGTAATCCAGCAACAGTTGAGCATACTCCTCGTAATTCTCAACCAGCTCACCGATGGCATAAACAACCGAAGCATGTGCAATCCATTCGCGAGCATGGAAGCCGCCATCCATAAggataacatttttattagcaCGTCCATCTCCATTTGTTATCCTTATTGTCTTCAGCCAACGACCTTCGTAACTCTTGCCCACAGTCTTAACGAAAACACGACTGGGATACTGCTGAGCCAGATCGTCGAGATACTGATTGATTTCATCATGAGTGTAAAATCTCTCAGTGCCCAAACGTCCCTGATAAGGAAACCAGTTGCGCAGATTGCGATTCATTTCAAACTCACGTCGCAGCGTCAAACCCACATCGCGATTTACGATCTTATAGTTCAGAGTGTGTTCATCCAACAGTTCTACAAATTCTGGCTGCGCATCTGGATGCACCATAACATGAGCACTAGCTCCATTGTTCGAGAAGAGCTCATAGTATGACTCATTCTTAACCAACTCGGCCAAAACTAAGTCTGCAGAGCGCCCCTTTGCAGACAGCTCGTAGACTTTAAATCTAgttgattaaaaattgataaatgagTTCAATAAATTCAAGTGAAATATTCATCCATACTCACCCATCGTAGACACTTCCTTTGCCTTGAGATTGTGCTATGAGCAGACTGCACAACGTGAACAAAAACAATCGCATCTTGACTCGTCGACAAGTGGGAAAGTACTGAGAGGTCTATAGAAATTCCCAAGCCTATGATTTCTAATCAAAATATGTTATCATCGGCGAAATAACGGCATGTTTAGCAACCCACTCcaattaatcaataaattgcttgtaaaatcatttaaaaatcgTTGATAGTTGCAGAGAGTGACGTTTAAAAGAGTATTTTGGTCATTTTCTAGGTGAAATTTTATCAAAACTTTGTATAAGATAAATGATAAACagttataattataattaacaagCAATACACTGATAATAATCTGTAGTTACCTgttgtaaaataatataatacgaGGTGTGATAACAGAAAGGTTAGAAACTCTTAAGGTTTCTTAAGAGCATTATTTGCACTGCACTATttaacaaatacacaaaacaaataataaaattttaattattatttaagttgaACTTGAATTGTTATATTTCCCAAATATTAGTAtctattctatttataaaatatattttttcttaatttaatttatcaatcAGTATTGTTTACACTGCactataaaattaattgcaataaaatattttttttgtagtagaATTGATTGGTTTAGCTCCTCAAGTATCCTTATATAATACTGTATTTTTAGAAtgaattatattgtttttctttttaatgtgTGTGCTCATAAATAATTCTGTtcttccaaaaaaaaaagcattgtATAATCGCGACTAATATGTTTGAAGACTGATGTTTAAAAATGTCTTGTCATAAATCCCATTGCATTTATCATTTTAGAAAACCCAATtcgcaatttataaatttaggTTTACTTTGTGCtgctaaatataaaataatttatggaaCATACAACTCATGTTTAACCTAAAATAACACCTGCACTTTTTTAGTTCTGTTaaagagtacaaaatttaATGGCAATAATTACTAAtctaacaataacaatgcctAAAAATCTAATGTCCGATAAGCTGCAACTATTTTCTCACCATAATTGAGTCCAATTAAAAGTTCTACACTTAATAAGTTGGTCAACAAATCGTAACACAAGCACATAATCTGAGATAAAATATCACACTTGGCAATCTAATCTGTAATGCTCTCTAACATGTTTACCGGTAAATCTTAAGAGAACAAAACTGCTAAGAGAAATACTTTCAGCTCTTTAAAGAgacttttaataaatgcaaaagaaaataatagtataaaatatatttgaaatactgCCTACTCTTAAGGCTCTGACTTAAGAGAAgtgtatttattaaactaGCATTACACAGATTGACAGATTTTTAGAACAACTCAATGAGCTTTTCAGCCATGGCACGAACACCAATCCAGGTTTCGGTAACATACTCATTGATGCTGCTGGCTGGTGGATCGAATCCGGTGACGCCACCGCCACTGAGCTCCATGGTGATGGAGATATTGAAGCCAGCATAGAAGGCATAATCATCGCTAGCGCCAGCTGCAATGTAAAGAACATTGGTGGAGCTGCCGACGGTGTAAACGGTTCCAGTGGCTTCTTTGATGGCATCGCCACCAGCACTTGCTACAGCATCCAGCTGATCAACAGTGTCGGGCAAATCACTAAAAAggcagtatattaatatactaaaaatcaatcaattaatttgcaatgcaTTTCCTACCTTGTCCAGCCCCAAGGGTACAACAAGTAGTTGCCATATGAGTGCATGGTCAGATACATAATTCCACGATCCGCCAGCGAATGCATCAGATCCCGAACCACAATTGTCTCGGGCTCAGAGAAGGCTGAAGGTCCAGCGTATGTGTCCATGCAGGGATTGGATGAGGCGCCCTCCTCATTCCAATGGAAGTCGAAATTACGATTGGGATCAGCGCCATAGCAAGTCTGAGTCAGGAATCTGTAAGGCTGACGCGTTTTGCGGAAAATACGGGCATAAGTGCCAGTCTGAGTGTGCTCATAACCATCGGGATTAACCACAGGCAAAACAACCCAATCGTAGTCCTTCAGCAGATATTCGTTCTCAGCGAACTCCTCCACCAACTGTTCGATAATGTAGAGCACAGCTGCCGGGGAGATCCATTCACGGGCATGGAAACCGCCATCCAAGAAAACAACCTTCTTGTTAGCTCGTCCATCGCCATTGGTGATCGTAATGGTCTTCATTTCACGACGCTCGTACGACCAACCGACAGTCTTGACCAGAACACGCGTTGGATATCTGGCAGCCAGATCATCGATGTAGTTGTTGATCTCCCCATGCGAGTAATAACGATCTGTGGCCAGACGTCCTTTACCTGTGATTGGCAGCAGGCGACGTTGCATTTGACGCTGTGCAAACTCCTCAGCAATTGTGGCACCCAAATTGCCATTAAGCAGACGATAATTCAGCTGTTCAGCTGCGAGCAGAGCCTCAAAGCTCTCCAACTGCTGGGGACTTACAACCAGGCGAGCGGGATGACCCAAGGCACGACCCAAGCTGAAGAAGTCGTAACCCTCTTGGCTCAATCGCTGCAAGATTTCGCTttgtgcaacagttgcaggAGTGACCTCATAGATGCGATAGCTGCAAGTGAGACAAGTTGTTGCTCCATCGCATTTCTTTTAATCCTTTCGAGTACTTACCCCTGATAGTCCGCATCGGCAGCCACTAAGGCCAAGCCCAGCAGCAGCGTTAACCAGCCAAGACCTGACATTTCTAACTTATAGACACACGCGCCCTTAGTTCTAGCCACTTAAATAGCCAATTCGATATCTAATCTTTGCTCCAAGTTACACGCTGATCTATAAATCAGCCCCGCTCCTATCACGtacgaaatgaaatcaatgcACAGTTCTGTGGAATAATCCTGCTTTATTTACGATTGCTCAGCGTAGCGTCTTATCACCTCCATGGCCATAGCACGCACTCCCACCCAACTCTCGGTGACTATGCCCTCTATATGTGACACCCACGGATCGAAGCCCGTCCAACCGCCAGCGGGTAATTCCATGGTCATGGCCACTTTCGCATTCGCCACGCCCACAGCGTAGTCTGTTGAGTCTCCGGAGGTGGCATACATCAGGTAATAGCCGCTGCCATAGCTGTAAATGCCATTGGTGGCATGGACAATGGCCATGGCACCCGCATCGGCCACCTCGAGCATATCATAGTAATTAGCAGGAAAGTcgctgcaaaaaaaatagagcAACCGTTAAAAAAGTTAAGAATAATAAAGTCAAACGCCTGTGTGTGATATACGAGTTATTGttctttataataatttaaatattaatcatatAAACTATGAATTTACTGACGTGcaatttacattattattatttaacttattaaCTAACTTATTTAAGTAATcctttagtattttaatttcgtgTTTTTACACATATCATTTATACTACTGGGACATAAAAGTTCGAGTTTTCAACGCTCCGTCACTTAATGTGGGTAATATAATAGTTAATAAGATTGCGTAAAGATAATAGCAAAAAGTTCAATGTTAAGAACCCATTCTTACAATTTGTTCACTAGAGATAGAGAAACTGACTATTCTATTATAACTTGTAACTTTATTGTAAcgtttaacattaattttaaattttgttattatccttttcaattttaaaagaattattATCAATGTAAATTGAAGAAGTGGATGAATCAACTTCAAAATCTAAACTTAAGCTAGTCTTAGTACAACCGAAGTATTGTCACTAAATGTGAGGTTCTTGCTCGTATAAACTCGAAGTGTTAGATgttaattcatattaaatactGATTTAGAATTTCTAGGTTTTATAGAGTCTCTCCAAATCTAATATCCATAAATAAAACGTTTTTCTCATTTTGGAAGAAGTATGCTATTTTTTCACTTTCTGACTTACCTAGTATGTCCCCAGGGCAGCAGCAAGTAGTTGCCATAGGAGTGCAGTGAGAGATAGAAATGCAAGCGATCGCTGTAATGAAGCAGCACATCGCGCACCACCTGTGATTCAGGCTGATCAAAGGCGTACTCCCCGCGATAGATTTCTTCTGCAGGATCAGCCGAGGAACCATCGTCCCGTCCCCACATATAGCCAAAGTTACGATTCAGATCGGTGCCAATGCTCTCGGGATCCCAAGTGGGTTTGCGCGTCTTGCGCCAATAACGTGAGTCCGTGTGAGTAAACTCATAACCATCTGCATTCACCACTGGCATGATGACCCAATCATAATCCTTGAGTAGCTCTGCATGTTCCTCGGGCTTAGTCAACAACTCCTCAATGATATACAAAGCGAAAGAGGGCGCAATCCATTCTCTGGCATGCATTGCAGCATCTATGAAGATCACAGGTTTATTTGTGCGTCCATCGCCATTGTTGATAGTTAGCAACTTGAGCGGACGCCGCTCGTAGCTCCAGCCAAACGTTTTGAGCAACGCACGCTGTGGATAACGTTGTGGCAAACTATCGAGATACTCATTGATCTCGGCGTGTGTATAAAATGCGCCCATCACATCGATTTGTGGCAACTGTAAACGTAACTTGCTGCGTTGATTCTCCTCCCGCTGCAGGCACAGCACTACGGAGATGTCATCCAAGATAAGTTGATATTCCACTTGATGCTGTTTCAGCAGCGTCAACAAACTTCCGGCTTGTGTGGGCGACACCAGAACACGCAATCCGGTCTCATTATGACTGCGACGTGAGCCCAGAAATTCCCAATGTGGTTTCGCTTGCGCCAGTTGCTGCAACAGTTTCAGTTGTGCTTCACTGTGCGGCTGCAGCTCAAAGACCCTGTAATCCTTGTAATCCTGCCAGGCCAACAGTTCACCcgactgcaacagcaacagcagcagcgggaggAACAACAATCCCAAGTGTGTATACGATGACATTGCTTGCAAAGTTGAAATAAGACTACTGCTCAAGTTGCGTTATACACGCCAAAATCGAGGCACTTATCACTTAATTGGAACTGCTGCCGACTCAGACCAGAGACGATATCAACGatatcattattttatatgcttcTGTTTATGGCTTAAGACTAATTgaaggcagccaggcagcgaTGCTTAAACTGAACCAGTTCTTGCAATGGAAAAGAACTCAAATATCGTTTGAAAGAGTCATTAATTAGTAGatcattaaattgatttattaatgACTAGCGCTGAATGAAATGTTGTCATTAAATGGGAATTTTAGCATATTTAGAATATCAATTTACGATCATTTATACTCTATCGTGCATTAGAAACTAATTATAATGAATCATTAATATTAGTAATTTATCTTGATTTAggatataaataattatggaTCAATAAAGCTTTTTCTATTTAtcgaaaataacaaataatccgatatatattttagtatacatACAACCCTTAATTCTAAGTGTTGAGAAACTATGAAAGTGTTATAATTAAATAgtgttaaattttgaaaaaaaaagtgtcCAAAGTGTCCAAAGTGTCAACATGAAACACAACTATAGTtgaactattttaaattactgAGAATTCTTCATGAAACATAAGaaacaactacaaatttaatacCCAACATCGATGACACTAATtcgtttaattaaaagaaataaaaaactacgattgcttaaaattaaagctaagtttccaaaattaaaaaataatcgaGACTTTTTAATTTCCTAAACATTCTCCATCGTTTTGCAAATTTAGTACATTTACAtactttatttagtatgcatttatacaataattaatgtatttaGGTTATTGGAATATTaagaatgaaaataattggtatattagattttttttaaataattgtatataaagtatacgctCAAATGTTTGGTATACACTAATTGAATAGGGAattctatataatataatacaattcattttaaattccCAAGAATTCCCGCATTTACcccaaaataaaagcaacaacttgtAACGATTTTCTCAAATTTGGAACTTTAATGCCTAACAACGACGACactaattagtttaattaacaaatataaattcaattgcttAAAGACTAAAAACACTCCCAGACAAGGGAGTCATCTTAATACAGACTAACATGCCGAATGAACTCGACAAAGCCGGCAAATGTCTCCTTGCAGACGTGAATGATATCGGAGGAGGCCACGTGGAATTCCTCACCGGGTAGCTCAAGCGTATAGGACAAGGGTATGCCCAGACTGCCATAGGCAAAGTCATCCAGACTGCCAGAAGCCTCGTACAGAATGGAGGCAGAGGTGCCAATTGTATACCGAGTGCCGCGATATTTGCCGATTTGGTTGGCGGCCCTCAATGCCACCGAACGCAGTGTGCTCACAGTGGGTGGGACAGTATTTCTATATTGAGATGAAGTTGGAGATGGGAAATGAAATGCCCACAAGtggaaaatgttaaaaattggGAGATACACAGCAGTGGCAGAAAATATTTcgcttttaattgcttttagcaattaattgaaaagtaaattgaatttcttctCGGGGGCATAAAAGTGAAGCCCAACGCCCAACGCAATACACACCTTGCATAGCCATAGggataaaaaatgaatttgccGAATGAGTGCACATCCAGGCTGAGTTTCACACGATGACGATTGAATTCCAAATAGCGCACCACCGCCGATGTTTCCGGCTCCGAATTGGGCGCAGTGCCCGAATACACCTCCGAGCAGTGCTGAACGAATTGTTTTTGATAGTTGAAGGTCAAAGTcaaatatacgtatatacaaaTCACATTCAACAGGTTTTGCTTACGTTCTGACTGGCTCCCTGATAGTTCCAGTGATTGCCAAAGTTGCGATTGATGTCCACGCCGTGACACGAGATGCCGCCATAATGATGACGATTCTTGCGCCAGAAACGATCCTAAAACACccacaaaatattatagaaatgaAAGTCAGTTTTATTACTCAACTACTCAccgaagtgtgtgtgtattcgtAGCCATCGGGATTGACCAGCGGCACCAGGAACACCTCCACATCTTGCAGCACACGCTGGAAGGCACGCAGATTGCTCAACAACTCATAGGCCAAATACAACACAGTCTGTGTAGT
This is a stretch of genomic DNA from Drosophila albomicans strain 15112-1751.03 chromosome 3, ASM965048v2, whole genome shotgun sequence. It encodes these proteins:
- the LOC117571419 gene encoding carboxypeptidase B-like, which produces MKLLWYAMCSLFIAQTEVKGCIYDGFKVYELTSKIHSSALDLYRMVKNESQYVLLSGRGTIVMVHPEAQAEFLHLLENNQWEHRVLNHDVGLDLSNAFETNRNLTNLYPYKGHAGTDRYYTFDEINRYIEDLAQQYPSRVFVKTVGKSYEGRTMKTIRITNGDGRAKKNVILMDGGIHAREWIAHAAVLYAIGELSNNYQKHAQLLQDYDWVILPVVNPDGYEFTQLSADNRFWRKTRQPINESCIGTDGNRNFDFHWNETGAYWDPCSTIYPGPKAFSEPETIVVRDLIQSLAGRGKMYLTLHSYGQYILYPYGYTNALPVTWRDLEEVARAGANAIMEATGTRYKVGCSGSSIYPIAGASDDYAFNAGFPISFTMELPPGGANKFDPPASDIDRLVKEAWVGIEAMARKVIQKYPLKDSTVL
- the LOC117571417 gene encoding carboxypeptidase B — its product is MCYKIVCSLLLLCFIGLACSSSSSSSSNNLAGYAGYTKYTVQHGDENIFQYMVDLQTNDSDVDFWLLTRNMSVLTVGPQRKPQFESRLAQLGVDYKTQPLMELMAALEANSTYTDGEDEDFEECQPGADCDAERPHSRKRRQARGFFSHYPRYHEILNFMSGLAARYPQFCRYESLGRSNEGRHIAGLSISLNSRVRPRRVAYIQAAAHGREWITTQTVLYLAYELLSNLRAFQRVLQDVEVFLVPLVNPDGYEYTHTSDRFWRKNRHHYGGISCHGVDINRNFGNHWNYQGASQNHCSEVYSGTAPNSEPETSAVVRYLEFNRHRVKLSLDVHSFGKFIFYPYGYARNTVPPTVSTLRSVALRAANQIGKYRGTRYTIGTSASILYEASGSLDDFAYGSLGIPLSYTLELPGEEFHVASSDIIHVCKETFAGFVEFIRHVSLY
- the LOC117572446 gene encoding uncharacterized protein LOC117572446, with the protein product MSGLGWLTLLLGLALVAADADYQGYRIYEVTPATVAQSEILQRLSQEGYDFFSLGRALGHPARLVVSPQQLESFEALLAAEQLNYRLLNGNLGATIAEEFAQRQMQRRLLPITGKGRLATDRYYSHGEINNYIDDLAARYPTRVLVKTVGWSYERREMKTITITNGDGRANKKVVFLDGGFHAREWISPAAVLYIIEQLVEEFAENEYLLKDYDWVVLPVVNPDGYEHTQTGTYARIFRKTRQPYRFLTQTCYGADPNRNFDFHWNEEGASSNPCMDTYAGPSAFSEPETIVVRDLMHSLADRGIMYLTMHSYGNYLLYPWGWTSDLPDTVDQLDAVASAGGDAIKEATGTVYTVGSSTNVLYIAAGASDDYAFYAGFNISITMELSGGGVTGFDPPASSINEYVTETWIGVRAMAEKLIELFTSQYFPTCRRVKMRLFLFTLCSLLIAQSQGKGSVYDGFKVYELSAKGRSADLVLAELVKNESYYELFSNNGASAHVMVHPDAQPEFVELLDEHTLNYKIVNRDVGLTLRREFEMNRNLRNWFPYQGRLGTERFYTHDEINQYLDDLAQQYPSRVFVKTVGKSYEGRWLKTIRITNGDGRANKNVILMDGGFHAREWIAHASVVYAIGELVENYEEYAQLLLDYDWVVLPVVNADGYVYTHLSADTRFWRKTRQPSSDTCIGTDPNRNFDFHWNETGASSNPCAETYAGPKAFSEPEAVVVRDLIHELAARGKMYLTIHSYGNYLLHPWGYVDALPDTWPNLDEVGRAGADAIQAATGTVYAVGGSTALLYAAAGASDDYAFNAGFPISFTMELPAGGTGFDPPASDIDRLVKETWIGIEAMGRKVVEKYPLNAGSGARRN
- the LOC117571418 gene encoding carboxypeptidase B → MSSYTHLGLLFLPLLLLLLQSGELLAWQDYKDYRVFELQPHSEAQLKLLQQLAQAKPHWEFLGSRRSHNETGLRVLVSPTQAGSLLTLLKQHQVEYQLILDDISVVLCLQREENQRSKLRLQLPQIDVMGAFYTHAEINEYLDSLPQRYPQRALLKTFGWSYERRPLKLLTINNGDGRTNKPVIFIDAAMHAREWIAPSFALYIIEELLTKPEEHAELLKDYDWVIMPVVNADGYEFTHTDSRYWRKTRKPTWDPESIGTDLNRNFGYMWGRDDGSSADPAEEIYRGEYAFDQPESQVVRDVLLHYSDRLHFYLSLHSYGNYLLLPWGHTSDFPANYYDMLEVADAGAMAIVHATNGIYSYGSGYYLMYATSGDSTDYAVGVANAKVAMTMELPAGGWTGFDPWVSHIEGIVTESWVGVRAMAMEVIRRYAEQS